CTGTGCCTGAAGCGCATTATACTACCGCAGTAGATACCCAAGAGCATGATGAAAACTCAGTACTAAATAGCTACCGTCATTTCAGTGCATGGCGTAAAGGCTTTGAAGCAATTCTTTACGGTGACATTGAGTTTATTGATACGCCGGAGCCAATTCTTGCGTTTAAACGTAGCTACAATGGCCAGACACTTTTAGTCTGCTTTAACCTAAGTAATGAAACGCAAACCATCAGCCTTGAGGAGTTAGGTGTAAGTGAGCTATCACTTATTACAGATCATAAGCTTGTGACAGCGACCATTAATGACAACAACTTAGAAATGCCAGCGTTTGCGAGCGTTTATGCAAAGCTTTCTTAATTGAAAGTAAGCATGATACCAATCCTCAAAATAGACTAATTAATTTAGAGGATTGGTATAAAAAAGGAGATCCTATGTTTAAATCACCACTGAATAAAATTGCCTTATCGCTGATGTTAGCGACAGGTCTTACAGCGTGTAGCCAATCAGCGAATACAGCAAAAGAGTCAGCAGCGCAGGCGAATACCGCAGTTGCAGCGACCAATGTTGAACAGTTTGAGCGCAAAGCGGCTAAACTGACACCGTATCAGCAACGAGATTTTCGTGATGAAGTATTCTACTTTGTGTTGCCAGACCGTTTTTATAATGGCGATCCGAGTAACGATATGGGCGCTGCCGAACACGATACTAAACGTGCGTTATCTCGTGGTGGTTTAGACGTCACTCACAAAGGTATGTATCACGGTGGTGACTTAGCAGGTTTAACTAAAAAACTGCCTTACCTAGATAACATGGGTATCACCGCGATTTGGTTAACGCCTGTGCTACGTAACCGTGCAATGCAAGCCGATACATCGGGTTACCACGGTTATTGGATCTTAGATTTTACCGAGATTGACCCACACTGGGGTTCAAACGCTGAGCTTAAAAACTTCATTGATCAAGCACACGAACGCAATATCAAAGTGTACTTTGACATCATCACGAACCACACGGCTGACGTGATCAAATACGAACAGTGTCATGGTAAAGATGGCCTAGGATGGTTGGTTGAAGGTGACCGCTGTCAGTTTAAAGACAGCAATACACCAGAAAGCGAGCGCTATAAGCCACTGATCCCTAAAGGCGAAGAAGTAGTTAAAGTACCCGCTTGGCTAAACGACATTGATTTATATAACAACCAAGGTGACTCACATTGGTCGGGCGAAAGCTCAATCAAAGGTGACTTTGCTGGGTTAGACGATGTCGACACCACACAACAAAAAGTGGTTGATGGCATGATCGACATCTACAAAAACCTGATCACCGAGTTCAAGCCTGACGGTTTTAGAATTGATACAGTAAAACACGTAGACATGTCATTCTGGGAGCAGTTCTCGCCGGCACTGATGGATCATGCTGCCTCATTAGGTATCAACAACTTTATGATGTATGGCGAAGCGTATAGCTTTGAGCCAGAACTACTTAGTACTTTCTTAACTGAAGGTAAAATGCCATCGGTACTCGACTTTGCACTGCAAGGCAGTATTGAAGCGGTTGTGGTGAATCAAAAAGGTACAAGTGAACTGACTAAGCTTTTCGCGAAAGATCATTTATACAAGCATGAAGATGGTTTTAATGCCAATCACCTTGTGAGCTTTACGGGTAACCATGATATGGGCCGTATTGCATATCGCTTAAAGAGCAGTGACTTTAACTATAGTGAAAGCGAAATGGTTGAACGGACTCTGCTTGCCCATGCTCTTATGTATTTTAGCCGTGGCGTACCGGTAATTTACTACGGTGATGAACAAGGTTTTGTGGGTGACGGTGGCGACCAAGATTCAAGACAAAACATGATGCCATCATTTGTTAAAACCTATAACGATGATGACCTGTTAGCCACAGATAAAACCACAGCTGACGACAACTTTGATACATCGCACTTGTTCTATCAGCGTTTTGCTGAATATGCTGAGCTATATCAAGCGCATATCGCACTACGTCAAGGTGAGCAAAGCATTCTATTCTCACAAGATGAGCCTGGCTTATTCGCCATCAAACGTGCGTATCAGGGTGAGCAAGGTAAGCAAAACCTAGCGGTTATCTTTAATACCAGCACGAAATCTCAGAGCATTAAGCCGACTGGGATGAGTGAAAATGCGAAACTGATTTATCAATCAGCTGAAGGTGAAAAAGGCCAAGTAGCGGGCCTTGGATTTAGCGTTTATCAGCTAGATTAATCTAATAACAAAGGCCAATTCATCACGCCGAAAAAAGCCCCATTTGCTTATGCAGATGGGGCTTTTTTGTTTATTGTCTGAGTTAGCTATCTCAAAAACGCAAGCTGCTCATAGTGCTCTAGAAATATTTCAAGATTAGGTGAGAGTGCAATAGGAGTAAATTTCACGTCTTCGACTTGTTCGGTCTTGCTTACCCTGACGACATCTTCCTCAGCAAATTGCCAATATTGTTGATCATACTTAGGGCCTCTGACTGCTCTAAGTAAAGATTTATAGTAAGCCCTA
The sequence above is drawn from the Pseudoalteromonas phenolica genome and encodes:
- a CDS encoding alpha-amylase family glycosyl hydrolase, whose translation is MFKSPLNKIALSLMLATGLTACSQSANTAKESAAQANTAVAATNVEQFERKAAKLTPYQQRDFRDEVFYFVLPDRFYNGDPSNDMGAAEHDTKRALSRGGLDVTHKGMYHGGDLAGLTKKLPYLDNMGITAIWLTPVLRNRAMQADTSGYHGYWILDFTEIDPHWGSNAELKNFIDQAHERNIKVYFDIITNHTADVIKYEQCHGKDGLGWLVEGDRCQFKDSNTPESERYKPLIPKGEEVVKVPAWLNDIDLYNNQGDSHWSGESSIKGDFAGLDDVDTTQQKVVDGMIDIYKNLITEFKPDGFRIDTVKHVDMSFWEQFSPALMDHAASLGINNFMMYGEAYSFEPELLSTFLTEGKMPSVLDFALQGSIEAVVVNQKGTSELTKLFAKDHLYKHEDGFNANHLVSFTGNHDMGRIAYRLKSSDFNYSESEMVERTLLAHALMYFSRGVPVIYYGDEQGFVGDGGDQDSRQNMMPSFVKTYNDDDLLATDKTTADDNFDTSHLFYQRFAEYAELYQAHIALRQGEQSILFSQDEPGLFAIKRAYQGEQGKQNLAVIFNTSTKSQSIKPTGMSENAKLIYQSAEGEKGQVAGLGFSVYQLD